The genomic DNA ATGGAAGAGGCTCCCTACGGCCAGCTTCCATGCAGAGGTGGCTGAAGTGGGTGTCTTTTTCTGGAAGTGTGCTTCTGGGGCTGGAAAAAAGTGGGAGCTTGGAAAGGGAGAGGTGAGAAGGCTGGAGAGAAGTCACGGAAGCCAGTAGGCACTCGTGGTGTTACTGCCTCTTCTTCAAAGTCGAGTTCTGGCTTCTGACCTGAGCTGCTCTGGCGTCTTTTCTTTCTCGGCTGTGTagaagtgtatttttaaattcctctGGCATCATCACATTCAGGGCTCCTCCCTCCACCACTGACAAGCGGGCAGAGCATAGAATCTGCTACCTAAAATGATCATTAGTGGAAAAGGAGACAGTGGGGGACTGACGAGCTCTGGTAGAGGCTGTTTTAAGTGCATCACGTTCAGCAAATCTTCCTGCGGGAGTATTGTTAGAAAACAGGAATACAAATGCGTGGCACTTGcagcgctgcagtggcagcgttTGGCTTGCTGGGAGCTGGATGCGAGCAGGGCATGCCAGGGCTCGGTGTGCTGGTGAGAGATGCAGGGGAGGATGCTCAcggagctgctgctgcggctCTCCGTGTGGCTTGCAGTAGGTGAAATGGGGTGAGACAGACTCCTGGGAACTGGCTGTGAATTCCCCCGAGGAAAGGCAGTTGCTGGTGAATCATGGCCCAGGCTGTGATGGGAAACTGTTGCTGGGTAATAGGTTGAGCGATAGCTCTTTCCCGAAGTGCGCACGACAGGACCCAGAGGAGGCTCTGACCTCACGGGGCAGCTGAAAGCTGTTTTTTGTCTGGGTTCCAGTTGGCCAAATCCTGCATTCCTGCAGATGTAAGCAGAGCAGTCTCTGCTTCCCAGCATCTGCCTTGCACCCCTGGATTTGGTGTGCCCACTCTGTTGAGGTGAGAAGGGGCTGtgaaagcaaggaaatgaaaGGGACTGCTCTCGTCACGAGAGGAAACTAGCAAAGAGGTTGAAAATGCCAATGATGCAGAGGGGGAGTTTCACAGAAAGGTGGAAACCTGCCCCAAGCCGGTGTCTTTGGAGAGGCCGGCCACTCGGAGTTGGTGCCTTGCGAGCGGGGTGCCGTGGTGCTGTGCTGATGGACAGCTGCTCTGCTTTTTCTGGAACTGCATCCGATGTGACTCACCTCTCTTCTTTCAGTGCTTCTGTCTTAACTTGCACGTTAGCTGATCTCCGCCGAGTGTCCCATTGCTCTGCTTCCCAGAACGTGATGGTGTTGAGCCTCATTTCTGGCCCTTTCAAGCTCTGTAGTTACTGCTTGAGCGTGAGAAGCAAAGGCAGAGAGGAGAGCACCTTGCAGACCTCCCCGACCGCTGTTCATATCGTGCCGGGTTGGGAGACATCTCAGCCTGTCCGTTTCAGAGGTTGTCTtctcctgccagccctggccGACCCAAGGCAGCAGCGTGGCTGTACTTGCAGTAGACCTGGGTTTATTAACCAGCCCTGATGCACCCCATAGAtatgtgggtccctcccatgtgAGATGAACATGGGTCTCCCTCTGCTGTGGCTTTTCCGTTGTGATCTGAAGCTGCTGTATTCAAGCAGGTATTGAAATAGCAGCTGGCTTCTGTTTCAAAGTGGTGGTGGTAACTTTGACATTGAAACGGCACCGCTGTCACCAAGGTGCCCGGGCAGAGATCTTTGTGCGATGGGAGGCTGCAAACCAGAAGCAGCGTGGTGctcttggaggaggaggaaggatcaTTTGGCCCCTTCTCTCCTCTCCACGTGCTTTGCGTTGTGCCGGGGAGGTGGTGCCGTACTTTGGCGTTGCCCTCGCTGGGGGCTGAGCCCGGGCCTGTGGGTGCCTTGGGGGGCTCCGGTGATGGCCCAGGGAGCGACAGCTTCGTGTGGATGTGGGGAAACGAGCTGCTCTTTGGAGCTCCTGCCGAACTGGCTCCTCTAAACGCGCTTTTTGATGCAAGTGTCTTGTTTTGTGCACTTCTGCATCTGGGACAAGGGAGTAGATTGCTGCTTCAGCATTTGCTGTGTGCAGCGGGTGCTCTTCCTGcatcctgtgctgcagcagcGGAGACCTCCTGGGGACAGgggatgctggagcagcctggggcTCGGAGGACGTCAGCACTGGCCTTGCGTGGCTGGCCCTGAACTGCTCTAAAATATACAGCAGAAATACCTTGAGGGAggaggggggtttttttctttctttcttttttttttttttttctttttttttttttttttttaaatccaaagtgAAGTCGTCCTGCAGCACAGCATGCCTCCAGTGAATCCTGGGGAAACTGGTTCAGCCAGCACCAGCCTGGGCACGGAGGGCACTGCCAGCGCTGGGTGCTTTGCCTTGGCAGCAAGGGTGACACTAGGAATATGAACTGGGAGTAAATAGCCCCATCTATCTCTGTGGGGATCTCTGGGTTCCCCGGGACCACTAGCAGAGGATGAGCCATTGGTTTGATAATTCAAATGtcaccttttaatattttttttcctctcccttccttttaAAATGGCCTGGTAAGCCGTGACACCGCACAGCCTGGGTCCCTGCCAAAGAGCCCTGGGGCTTGTGTTCCTGCTCGCGCTGCCAGGCTCCTGGCTGCCTCGCTGCTTCATGAACTCCCATTTGCCTTTCTTGGCTGGAAAAAGGATTAAGTTAGCAGGACAGGAAAATTAATTAGCTGCCATTTTAAGGATGTAGCTTTTGTTGCAGTCCGAAGTGTTTTGAAGTGACATTGTATCACTGAGACCAACCTGGGGCTGATTAAAAGGCTTTTACCTGCCAGAATACCAGATTTATTTCCGTCGTGGTTCTCCCCCAGGTGATTACAGCTTCAAGGTGAATCTCAAGGCCGAATCGAAGGAGCGTTTTGCCTTCACTGCTAGTGCTGGCCGTGGAAAGCTAGCTGGTACCAAagttttttctgcttgtttaacaTTCAAAATAGCCTTTCTTCGCCCTTTCCCTCTGTACAGGcagcccgccagctcggcacagGCACCGGCTGGGACAGCAGGGAACTGCAAAGCGAGCGGCAGCTTCCCTGCCCCACCgaggctgggggagtgggggacGGGGGGCTTCCCGCAGGGAGCTCGGGGGTGAGCCTCAGCCTTTCCCAATCGTCTGGTGGAAAGTTGCTGCCTTTTGGTGCAGGTGACCCCCAAAAAGGAGCAGAAATGGTGCcgctcttgggggggggtgtgtgtgtgtatccagCTGGAGGATGTTCCCGTAGCTAATGTCTTCGTTGGAGGTGTCGGAGACAGAGAAGGGTGGCTCTGCTGCAGCACGGTAAAGGGCAAGGGAACCCAAAGCATGGGAAGCAAGTaataaggaagcaaaaaaatcattttggttAGGAAGTAATTGCCATTCCCTGCTTTCTTCAGGGAGGGGGCTGCACTGGTGCTCCCGGGAAGGGGTCATTAGCCACCAGCTTTCCCGAAAAAGCTTTTACCCAGCGCTTGGCAGCAGTGGGGAGCAGGCACACCGGCCTCCCTCACCCTTTTACACACAGCACTCATGGGTCTCTCCAAAGCCAGACTTTGCTTTCCTGGACCGCAGCGATGGCTCCAGCGCACTCCGTCTCTGCCGACACGCGGAGGGGGAGCACAAAGCTCCTCTGCAACTGTCAGGCGTGCGCGATCAGGAGTTATTTTCACAAGCGGTGCTAGGGTTCAGCCCTTGCTGAACTCTCTAGGAGAAGAGATTTCTGCCAGCTGTGCTCCCACCCCAGCCAGTCCGATACAGAAAGGACAGCGACAGCGAACGATGCCTGGCCCAAACGGTGGTCCCCATCTCCTCACCTTGTGAGGGTCTTAACGGCTCCTGCCTGCCTTAGCTTTAAACGAACAAAAATTCCCTACTGAACGCTCACTGACTGGTGAGGAAGTGTatttaaaaaccagcaaaattaaTGCAGATTAAACCTGCTACTCCAGCAACAAATGCAAATtaccagcacttttttttttttttttttttttggtagtatttAATGTAGTAGAAACATTATGTCCTGTAGCCAAAGCAATTCAAGGCACGATGGCAGTAAATGTGCACTGGGTGAGGCTGGAAACTCTTCCTTTTTGGTCTAATCCAAGAAGCTCTTGGCAcaacttttgttttgcttttgaagaagGCAAGCTCATCTCTTAAGAACTGCACATTGCAAGGTAAGCACAAGGTAGTTTTGGGGCTGGTTAAGATACCTCTTCCTTAAAACACCGATTATTGGTTTTTTATGCCGTCATATTCAGTGCTGGATGCAGACAGCTGCAGCAGTGCAGTAAGCAGATGAAGGGTGAGTCTGCTGCTCTCTGGTGCAATCACGATGGATGCTGTAGTTAAGCAAACTCCTCCAGTTCTTTGCTAACTTTTCAACCTCCCCCAACGGAAAAGCAGAACAGGGAGTGAAAAGTGATCTTGCTCAAGTCCAAGATTTTAACTCTCTCCAGCCCCATGAGCAGGCTGAGTGTTTCCCCCAGCAACCATTGCAATACCAGACCTTGCAGGAGCCTGTCCCATGGGTTGGCAGGGGATTAGCACATGGTAGATTCTTTACTATGGTGAAATGGAAGACAGAAAACATGTCAGCTCTGCCAGATACATTGAGTAGGAATCTCAAAGGCAGGCAGATCCTCTGCTGGTAACATTTCCCTCCTCAATGTTTTGTTTAGCTACTTGTAGCATGCTATTTTGATTCCCCCTACTGATCTTTTATCTCATAGTAATGAACACCAGGCCAGCCACCCGCTTTCACACAGAGCTGCCGTAATTAAGGCAATCACTTCTTGTCAATGCTAGGCAGTCACTTTTAAATATTCAGTCATCGGGGATTTGCTGCAGCAGGCTCCAGGATGGccagaaataaacaaataaactcCCAAACACTTTAAGGATATCAATTTTTATTGGACATTGCGAGatcaataagaaaaaataatttgtacagCTTTGTGATATAACCATTGCTGCTGAAGAGTAAGGCTACTTGTCATGAGAAGAGACCTGATGCAGCCAACAGGGTGTTCCTAGCAGGACCCGCTCGGAGAAGCGGATGATGTTCTCCACTCAccctgtcctgcagcagcaccTTCCGCCTCGGGCAGATCCACGTAGCCTTACGGTAGCGCAAATGGGGCTTCTTAGACATTAAGGGTGAGCAGCCCTGCTCCAAGAGACCCTCTGCAAACGGCTCACTGCCAACCACCGTTGCAGTATCAGTCTGGTACAGTGGTTACTGACCTTCTGCcttgcttctccctccctccgcTAATTCTGTCTTTCCTCTGTGCCTCGCAAGGTCACCTGGCCCAAGTTCAGCCCTTTCCTCCATGCAGCAGCTGCCGCACAGCAGCCCTCTTCCCCAAGGAAAGAGCTTTGTCCGCAACAGAGAGCTGACCTGATACTTACTATTTTTGAGGCCTTTGGTGacagcagctggcaggagctgaTTTGTGACACCAGCTAGGAGGGAACCAGGACACTTTAGGAAGTAATCTGGCAGCTCAGATGCTTTCAGCTGGCAGAGTAACCATTTCTAACCAAACCCAGATGCTTAAGAGTGATTGTAGAGCAGCAGCTACGGATATTGCTCTAGCACTGGGGCACCCAATCCATAGGACGGGCAGAGCTAGAAAAAGAGGCTTCGGTTTACACAGTATTGTTGctaagctttttgcttttgacagttcttaacagttttaaaaaaacagacgCTAGGACAAAAGGCTGAGTTTCGACGGTGGCAGTGAGACATCCTCAGACTAGGCAAAATTCTAGTTGGCCCCATCATTATCTCAAACTACCATCCCTTTGCTATTTCAGGTAGGTGAATGCCAGACCAAGAGAAATTTTAGCATTGATTCAGCCCCTAAGGGGAGATGAGAATTTAGACGTCAGTAAGAGTTATGGACTGTATCATCTGTCCTAATATATGAAATCAAGACAGTAATCTTAAATCAATGAAGGGctcagctggaaaaaagaaatcaaattgaAAGGCTCTGTTGGCAGAAAAGGGGGCAGTTGTACCACGACCAGTTGATTGCCTGTACTGTACTAGTGCCAGCAGACAGACCCAGCTGCTGGACCCTTCCCCTGGACCACTGACAGAATGGATATTTCTTACTGATACTTAAATACTTCTCGTAGAAGATGACTTGGGAACTTGTAACTGGTGCCAACACAGCATTCAGCCGTCTGATGAACGTTCCCGTATTCACGACCAAAGAGAACATAAATACAGTGATTAAACAAGCTGAGCATGGTAGATAACCTACGTGATCAGACGTGAGCTGCCCCCCTCACACAGGCACCAAATGTACAGCCACATCCCAGGCAACTGGGGGCAACATAGGACAGTTTACATTTAAACGAAGGAGGGCAACAAGGAAATAACGTGATAatgaaaaactaggaaaaaaaaccccaaaacaaaaaacaaaccaaccttcACACAACTATTTTTCAgcattgtaaaaaaataaaaatgaaagcaatctTTTTTGACTTCCCGTGCCTACACCGTGCAGGTCTCCTAGGCATTCTAGGAACAGGAGACGCTGCCCCTTTTTCTGCTGTTAACTGATGCAGTGCACACAGTATTTCTGAAGGAGTTCCATAAACTGTAGTGCAAgcaaactgagaaaataaatagcacTCGAACATTCCCTCTTGTCAAAGAACATTAACTGCAGTAAAAACtagcttgctttttgttttaactgaAGTCAGCTGCAACTTGGTTTAATATATGAAAATCTGAAGATGTGTTTCACAGCATAACTGTAGAATAATTTACACTGCATTGCCAATTCACAATTCAGTCATTTTCATTAACAGTGTACAAAGAAGGTCcttagtttatatatatatactttataAAGTCTGGAAGATCAATATAAATACTGctccagaaattaaaaaagtGTTTACATCCCCGACTTGAATATTACATCTCAGTGTCCTGGTTTATTATTATAATCTGTAAAAGTCTTAGCGGCGCAGAGGTTCAAGTTTTCGAAATTTCAGTGATGAGCTGGATGACAAAGCATCTTGGTTTGAAGAAGAATTCACTGTGTCTGGGGACTGGAACAATACTCTACCACGATgattaaatacataaaaagatGGATGGTTCCTTAATGTGTCAAACGTCCTTCAAAGTAAATGTAAAAAGTCAATGTTAATACTCTTTTAGAACAGGGGTTTTAGAAGAGTCAGTCTAGGGTATACCAACTTTTACAGACACAGAAATACAAGTTTTGAATCTGAAACTCTTGCTCACTTTATAAGTTTCCTAAACCGAAATACAAAGCCAAGTGTGAAAAATACTGCCTGCTCAATATGCAGAGGTTGTCCACCCCACAGACAAACTTCACCTTCCTTTCTTGAGCTTAGAGGCAAGCCTGTGGGCTACTGCACGCACACCTACCAAACGTGCCAGCCTTAGTTCAGCTGTCACTTGTGTTAACACCTTGACACTGTTTACTGTCAGCTTTCCATCCCTTTCTGTGCCTGAAGCTAAGGGTTTTGGGTAAATGCTATGAAATACAACAATGTCAACTTGTTTACTTTCCATACTCCCCTGTGTTTTTGGAAACGGGCAGAGAGGCCGTGTCTGCCCATCCAATTTCATATCCTTTTCAAAATCTTGATTCAAAATCCCTTATTTTCTTAAAGTCTTCCAGATATTCTCCCTTGAATAGTTCAGTGTGAGATTTAAATAATTCAGACTCTCGGAAAGAAGCAAAGACAGAGGGTGAGCCAGGCATACCGCCCCATAGTCTATGACACCATTCATGACAGCAGTTTATGACTGCTGAGCTCTTACGTCCCTCGCAGACATTTCATTCCTCTACCAACTCTGCACAGCAGCAAGATTTTAGGATGAGGAAAAGCAAGAAGTTTACTTAATTTGTTATCTAACTTTCTCTGAAATTCAAGACATTGTTGGCTTTCTCAGGTGTGACTGTTCCTCCCTGTTACTGTCTACAACATGCATTTAGGAACTACTATGCTAAAGAGTGAGCTATTTCACAGTGTTCAGTTTGTATAAACAGTAGCAGATACAGgcatttctgaaaagaagaagtaaaacatacttattttttaGTTCTGAAGTGGCATCCATGTCTTTAAATTCTCCTGCGATATGTACTATCCCATAGCAGGTAACTGCAAAGGCTAACAGAGTCTGAAGAACTATCTGTAACAGAGGGAAACACAATGCGACACACACATTACTTAACgttcttaatatttaaaaaaacccctcatcttTCAAACAGCATCTCTTGCGCTTTTCAtccagtggggaaactgaggcatgggatgATTAATTATCCCACCTATTTAGCATGGCAAAAGGGTGGCAGAGCTGAGAAGAGCTTCAGCTGCCTGGCACCCGGTCTATGTTGCACGCACTGAATCGATTCACACGGATCCTTAGAACAAAACACTCTGTTCTCGTGCACTTAAGGATCTGATACACTCTCCGAGAAACGAGTTGGCTGCCAACACACACTGTGCAGCGGTAGCAGCTGCTGCTCGGTCCATTTGGACCATGCCTGGTTGTCGTGGGTATTTGATCTCCTTACCTTTCTGATTAAGCAAAAATGGGATAATAATTGAAGTGGAAtttaaaaaccaagcaaataaagcaagcaaattaaaaaaaacccaaccttcctGAAGCAGGCTGTGCTGGGATAAAATGGGCGCGCAGCCACACTGGATAAACAAATGTCAGCCAACAAAAGCCAGAGGGAGGAGGATGTTTATGCTGCAAAGGAGGAGATGAACGCAAAAGCTCTCTGAGCTACGTTCAGGGAATCCCTGGACAAGATGCTTCAGGGTAGTTctaaaggagaagagggaggtctGGACCCAGGGTTTGTTCTCTCTGACAGATATAACACATCACAGGAAGCT from Accipiter gentilis chromosome 24, bAccGen1.1, whole genome shotgun sequence includes the following:
- the MMGT1 gene encoding ER membrane protein complex subunit 5, encoding MAAASVWKGLVGLGLFALAHAAFSAAQHRSYMRLTEKEDETLPIDIVLQTLLAFAVTCYGIVHIAGEFKDMDATSELKNKTFDTLRNHPSFYVFNHRGRVLFQSPDTVNSSSNQDALSSSSSLKFRKLEPLRR